The Variovorax paradoxus genome window below encodes:
- a CDS encoding ABC transporter ATP-binding protein produces MGANDPAPRAIVSVRDASKLYASSNGELNWAMTDVNLDIGEGEFVCAIGPSGCGKTTLLNAIAGFVEPTTGSVTAGGQPVTGPGADRGVVFQEYALFPWLNARRNVEFGLKMLGLGAAERRARAEELLALMGLSHAARRYPFELSGGMRQRVAVARALATRPKVLLMDEPFAAIDALTRASLQRELLRLWRELGLSVFFITHNIEEAVFLAQRVVVMSPHPGRIREIVEVDLPYPRERADPAFGAAYARIAAAFAQSEEVAS; encoded by the coding sequence ATGGGCGCGAACGACCCGGCCCCGCGCGCGATCGTCAGCGTGCGCGATGCGTCCAAGCTCTATGCCTCGTCGAACGGCGAGCTGAACTGGGCCATGACCGACGTCAACCTCGACATCGGCGAGGGCGAGTTCGTCTGCGCCATCGGCCCGAGCGGCTGCGGCAAGACCACGCTGCTCAATGCCATCGCGGGTTTCGTCGAGCCCACCACCGGCAGCGTGACGGCCGGCGGCCAGCCCGTGACCGGGCCCGGTGCCGACCGCGGCGTGGTGTTCCAGGAGTACGCGCTGTTCCCCTGGCTCAATGCGCGGCGCAACGTGGAGTTCGGCCTCAAGATGCTGGGCCTGGGTGCCGCCGAGCGCCGCGCGCGTGCCGAGGAGCTGCTCGCGCTCATGGGCCTGTCGCATGCGGCGCGGCGCTATCCCTTCGAGCTCTCGGGCGGCATGCGCCAGCGCGTGGCGGTGGCGCGCGCGCTCGCCACGCGGCCGAAGGTGCTGCTGATGGACGAACCCTTCGCGGCCATCGACGCGCTCACGCGCGCGAGCCTGCAGCGCGAGCTGCTGCGGCTGTGGCGCGAGCTCGGGCTGTCGGTGTTCTTCATCACCCACAACATCGAGGAGGCGGTGTTCCTCGCGCAGCGCGTGGTGGTGATGAGCCCGCACCCGGGGCGCATCCGCGAGATCGTCGAGGTCGACCTGCCGTATCCGCGCGAGCGCGCCGACCCGGCGTTCGGCGCGGCCTATGCGCGCATCGCGGCGGCCTTCGCGCAGTCGGAAGAGGTCGCCTCGTGA
- a CDS encoding LysR family transcriptional regulator, translating to MRAISQSFRCFDEVARRGSIRKAAESLHLTAAAVHQQILNLEEQVGAPLFDRLPRGMQLTTAGEIMIAAVRRGQRDFDSALSQVEDLRSLRRGHINLAVSHSSAEQLVPEVIEAAMKSYPGVTYGVRSGSGENILRWVATGEADIGYCLRRKPPPGVEEIGAFAQQLGLVTPPGHPLTALGKLPRLRDCLEHPLILMTPDTELRAMVDQIDLRAHRQTRPLVETSSVAMVRRLVAGGTGIGFLIAENVVEDVAAGRLVWTGLADAGARSFSCLYQRAGQTTAVAMGMFLQFLAQAIQKIEQRFDRPAGALALDAFAQ from the coding sequence ATGCGCGCCATCTCCCAGTCCTTTCGCTGCTTCGACGAGGTCGCCCGCCGCGGCTCGATCCGCAAGGCAGCCGAGTCGCTTCACCTCACGGCCGCGGCCGTGCACCAGCAGATCCTCAACCTCGAGGAGCAGGTCGGTGCGCCGCTGTTCGACCGGCTGCCGCGCGGCATGCAGCTCACGACGGCGGGCGAGATCATGATTGCGGCGGTGCGCCGCGGCCAGCGCGACTTCGACAGCGCGCTGAGCCAGGTCGAGGACCTGCGCTCGCTGCGCCGCGGCCACATCAACCTCGCGGTCTCGCACTCCTCGGCCGAGCAGCTGGTGCCCGAGGTGATCGAGGCCGCGATGAAGAGCTACCCCGGCGTGACCTACGGCGTGCGCTCGGGCAGCGGCGAGAACATCCTGCGCTGGGTCGCCACCGGCGAGGCCGACATCGGCTACTGCCTGCGCCGCAAGCCGCCGCCGGGCGTGGAGGAGATCGGCGCCTTCGCGCAGCAGCTCGGGCTGGTCACGCCGCCCGGCCATCCGCTCACGGCGCTGGGCAAGCTGCCGCGGCTGCGCGACTGCCTCGAGCATCCGCTGATCCTGATGACGCCCGACACCGAGCTGCGCGCGATGGTCGACCAGATCGACCTGCGCGCGCACCGCCAGACCCGCCCGCTGGTGGAGACCAGCTCGGTCGCGATGGTGCGGCGGCTGGTGGCCGGCGGCACCGGCATCGGCTTCCTGATCGCCGAGAACGTGGTGGAAGACGTGGCGGCCGGCCGCCTGGTGTGGACCGGCCTGGCCGACGCGGGCGCGCGCTCGTTCAGCTGCCTCTACCAGCGCGCGGGCCAGACCACCGCGGTGGCGATGGGCATGTTCCTGCAGTTCCTCGCGCAGGCGATCCAGAAGATCGAGCAGCGCTTCGACCGGCCGGCCGGCGCGCTGGCGCTCGACGCCTTCGCGCAGTAG
- a CDS encoding NrtA/SsuA/CpmA family ABC transporter substrate-binding protein, producing MSSSHSIDRRRFGLGLAALAGTAGLSLPLRAQSVEKIVVAESQGFSWAIPYLVSSRNLWKNHGIEATTLQFTSGRLAFDAAVAGKAQFATATDSVIGLAGANGVRAVIVAEFSRLSSGMVVAARSDRGIASGAQLKGKRVATTVGTSGHYFLSRFLSLHGLALKDVTLVNLRGPDAVTAIAKGDIDAFAWGWDAGQKAIADSGGKVRVLDDTGLEKVFLSHYVLTASESLVQSRPRLVEAAVRSLLDAEAFYRAHTAEAIALVAERTKATVETTKAGLETVSVGVRLDERLLDDLVLNAQWAVEAGLATPPKEDLRALYRKLIYADALKAAAPDRVRLG from the coding sequence ATGAGCTCCTCGCATTCCATCGACCGCCGCCGCTTCGGCCTCGGTCTCGCCGCCCTCGCCGGTACCGCCGGCCTGTCCCTGCCGCTGCGCGCGCAATCAGTCGAGAAGATCGTGGTCGCCGAGAGCCAGGGCTTCAGCTGGGCCATTCCCTACCTGGTGTCCAGCCGCAACCTCTGGAAGAACCACGGCATCGAGGCCACCACGCTGCAGTTCACCTCGGGCCGGCTGGCCTTCGACGCGGCCGTGGCCGGCAAGGCCCAGTTCGCGACCGCCACCGACAGCGTGATCGGCCTGGCCGGCGCGAACGGCGTGCGCGCGGTGATCGTGGCCGAGTTCAGCCGGCTGTCGAGCGGCATGGTGGTGGCGGCGCGCAGCGACCGCGGCATCGCGAGCGGCGCGCAGCTCAAGGGCAAGCGCGTGGCGACCACGGTCGGCACCAGCGGCCACTACTTCCTGAGCCGCTTCCTCTCGCTGCACGGCCTCGCGCTCAAGGACGTGACGCTGGTCAACCTGCGCGGCCCCGATGCCGTGACCGCCATCGCCAAGGGCGACATCGATGCCTTCGCCTGGGGCTGGGACGCGGGCCAGAAGGCCATCGCCGACAGCGGCGGCAAGGTCAGGGTGCTCGACGACACGGGGCTGGAGAAGGTGTTCCTGAGCCACTACGTGCTGACCGCGAGCGAATCGCTGGTGCAGTCGCGGCCCAGGCTGGTGGAGGCCGCGGTGCGCAGCCTGCTCGATGCCGAGGCCTTCTACCGCGCCCACACCGCCGAGGCGATCGCGCTCGTGGCCGAGCGCACCAAGGCCACGGTCGAGACGACGAAGGCCGGGCTCGAGACCGTCTCGGTCGGCGTGCGGCTCGACGAGCGGCTGCTCGACGACCTGGTGCTCAACGCGCAGTGGGCCGTCGAGGCCGGCCTCGCGACGCCGCCGAAGGAAGACCTGCGCGCGCTCTACCGCAAGCTGATCTACGCCGATGCGCTGAAGGCCGCGGCGCCCGATCGCGTGCGCCTGGGCTGA
- a CDS encoding ABC transporter permease: MSAALDDLRERAEAAPAEASLSRREALEREFRRDQIARQRRARRRQLLLGAAGIAAFLLPWEIAPRVVPGINTKMFPPPSQVAGVLLDMAWRKGDIWPHVGASLLRALWGFLLGASLGVVAGVLTGRSTTLRQFTDPVLHGLRAIPAIAIVPLAIVWFGLGDLSKVMLIAWGAFFPVWVNTFIGVRDIPAVYLRSAAALGASPFAAMTQVALPAALPFVFAGLRQATAVSFVVLVAAELVGAEQGLGYLISFAHLVFRVDIMFVGLLFLGAIGFLADQLFAWLLHRLFPWYGADGRR; the protein is encoded by the coding sequence GTGAGCGCGGCGCTCGACGACCTGCGCGAGCGCGCCGAGGCGGCGCCGGCCGAGGCATCGCTGTCGCGGCGCGAAGCGCTGGAGCGCGAGTTCCGGCGCGACCAGATCGCGCGGCAACGGCGCGCGCGCCGGCGCCAGCTGCTGCTGGGCGCGGCCGGCATCGCGGCCTTCCTGCTGCCCTGGGAGATCGCGCCGCGCGTCGTGCCCGGCATCAACACCAAGATGTTTCCGCCGCCCTCGCAGGTGGCCGGGGTGCTGCTCGACATGGCCTGGCGCAAGGGCGACATCTGGCCGCACGTGGGCGCGAGCCTGCTGCGCGCGCTCTGGGGCTTCCTGCTCGGCGCCTCGCTCGGCGTGGTGGCCGGCGTGCTGACCGGGCGCAGCACCACCCTGCGCCAGTTCACCGACCCGGTGCTGCATGGCCTGCGCGCCATCCCGGCGATCGCGATCGTGCCGCTGGCCATCGTCTGGTTCGGGCTCGGCGATCTCTCGAAGGTGATGCTGATCGCCTGGGGCGCCTTCTTCCCGGTCTGGGTCAACACCTTCATCGGCGTGCGCGACATTCCCGCCGTCTACCTGCGCTCGGCGGCCGCGCTCGGCGCCAGTCCCTTCGCGGCCATGACGCAGGTGGCGCTGCCGGCCGCGCTGCCCTTCGTGTTCGCGGGGCTGCGCCAGGCCACGGCCGTGTCCTTCGTGGTGCTGGTGGCGGCCGAGCTGGTCGGGGCCGAGCAGGGCCTGGGCTACCTGATCTCGTTCGCGCACCTGGTGTTCCGCGTCGACATCATGTTCGTGGGCCTGCTGTTCCTCGGCGCCATCGGCTTCCTGGCCGACCAGCTGTTCGCCTGGCTGCTGCACCGCCTGTTCCCCTGGTATGGCGCCGATGGCCGCCGCTGA
- a CDS encoding ABC transporter substrate-binding protein — protein MKTSTLIARALCAAAALLPFAHAASAAPDVQNVRILSNWFAQPDQAGYWQAQQDGLGKEAGIRISVLQGGPKIQTVPQVASGQAEFGIGNADDVLLARLRGAPVRAVFAHLDHVPYTLVYHADPAVKGIADLQGRTFAVNIGNAYWEWTKKRYKLANTREIPVSGDLSLFRDDPKMVQQGYSLFLPARMAASGIAVQQITLASLGYRPYSVLFTTDELIRTRPALVKAAIAAVQQGWRNYVRDPSGLKPLLTGMNKQISPEIYDAANKLMIETLVSHDLNRVGCMDDARWKELAGQLRSVAFLPAGFDERQAYDRGLVPGCQP, from the coding sequence ATGAAAACCTCCACCCTCATCGCCCGCGCGCTGTGCGCCGCCGCCGCGCTGCTCCCCTTCGCCCACGCGGCCAGCGCCGCGCCCGACGTGCAGAACGTGCGCATCCTCTCCAACTGGTTCGCGCAGCCCGACCAGGCCGGCTACTGGCAGGCGCAGCAGGACGGCCTCGGCAAGGAGGCCGGCATCCGCATCAGCGTGCTGCAGGGCGGCCCGAAGATCCAGACCGTGCCGCAGGTGGCTTCGGGCCAGGCCGAGTTCGGCATCGGCAATGCCGACGACGTGCTGCTCGCGCGACTGCGCGGCGCGCCGGTGCGCGCCGTGTTCGCGCACCTCGACCACGTGCCCTACACGCTGGTCTACCACGCCGACCCGGCCGTCAAGGGCATCGCCGACCTGCAGGGCCGCACCTTCGCGGTCAACATCGGCAATGCCTACTGGGAATGGACCAAGAAGCGCTACAAGCTCGCCAACACGCGCGAGATCCCGGTCTCGGGCGACCTGAGCCTGTTCCGCGACGATCCGAAGATGGTGCAGCAGGGCTACTCGCTGTTCCTGCCCGCGCGCATGGCCGCGAGCGGCATCGCGGTGCAGCAGATCACGCTGGCCTCGCTCGGCTACCGGCCCTACAGCGTGCTGTTCACCACCGACGAGCTGATCCGCACCAGGCCCGCGCTCGTGAAGGCCGCGATCGCCGCGGTGCAGCAGGGCTGGCGCAACTACGTGCGCGACCCGTCGGGGCTGAAGCCGCTCTTGACCGGCATGAACAAGCAGATCTCGCCCGAGATCTACGACGCCGCCAACAAGTTGATGATCGAGACGCTGGTCTCGCACGACCTCAACCGCGTCGGCTGCATGGACGACGCGCGCTGGAAGGAGCTGGCCGGCCAGTTGCGCAGCGTGGCCTTCCTGCCCGCGGGCTTCGACGAGCGCCAGGCCTACGACCGCGGCCTCGTGCCCGGCTGCCAGCCATGA
- a CDS encoding amidohydrolase yields MAAAELILANGQVLTMEPGAAPARAVALAGGRVLAVGSEAEVARTRTASTRVIDLGGRTVLPGLVDAHAHMEREGLKTLRPSLAHATCIADVLAVVAAEAARTPPGRWIVTMPVGRPPFYFGGPSNLAERRMPNRHELDAVAPDHPVYIPGLFGNWGVPPGHSALNSRALALHRIDEHTCPDCGGLQIELGDDGRPNGVIVETNKRPLVEFSVLTQVPAFGFDDRLEGLRRSLPLYHACGTTSIYEGHGSSPETIAVYRRLWEEGGLSMRTRLCVSPTWSNVAEARLAMRDWLAHARGRGSGDPMLAIGGIYVGLGGDRAAATAVRRALPNTGWMGFVEWANRIEDFRDYAWLAAEHDLRVHSVVVDRLSEVLEVFEAIDARFPLAGRRWVVEHVGYVTASDIERVKRLGLMVTSIPFYMLWKNGAPRLADLERQEEFLPQRALLEAGLPLAAGSDNIPVSLFTAVWASVAREERTTGRAIGPGQALSRLQALETVTRNGAFLSFEEDRKGTLAPGRYADLAVLDADPLTVPLEALGQVHAELTLVGGRAVHDSGGWLD; encoded by the coding sequence ATGGCCGCCGCTGAATTGATCCTGGCCAACGGCCAGGTGCTGACGATGGAACCGGGCGCGGCGCCCGCGCGGGCGGTGGCGCTGGCCGGCGGGCGCGTGCTCGCGGTCGGCAGCGAGGCCGAGGTGGCGCGCACGCGCACGGCCAGCACGCGCGTCATCGACCTCGGCGGCCGCACCGTGCTGCCCGGCCTCGTCGACGCCCATGCGCACATGGAGCGCGAGGGCCTGAAGACCTTGCGGCCCAGCCTCGCGCATGCCACCTGCATCGCCGACGTGCTGGCGGTGGTCGCGGCCGAGGCCGCGCGCACGCCGCCGGGCCGCTGGATCGTGACCATGCCCGTGGGCCGGCCGCCGTTCTACTTCGGCGGCCCGTCCAACCTGGCCGAACGGCGCATGCCGAACCGGCACGAGCTCGACGCGGTGGCGCCCGATCATCCGGTCTACATCCCGGGCCTGTTCGGCAACTGGGGCGTGCCGCCGGGCCACAGCGCGCTCAACAGCCGCGCGCTGGCGCTGCACCGCATCGACGAGCACACCTGCCCCGACTGCGGCGGGCTGCAGATCGAACTGGGCGACGACGGCCGGCCCAACGGCGTGATCGTCGAGACCAACAAGCGGCCGCTGGTCGAGTTCTCGGTGCTCACGCAGGTGCCGGCCTTCGGCTTCGACGACCGGCTCGAGGGGCTGCGCCGTTCGCTGCCGCTCTACCACGCCTGCGGCACCACCAGCATCTACGAGGGGCACGGCTCCTCGCCCGAGACCATCGCCGTCTATCGCCGGCTGTGGGAGGAGGGCGGGCTCAGCATGCGCACCCGCCTGTGCGTGAGCCCGACCTGGTCGAACGTGGCAGAGGCGCGGCTCGCGATGCGCGACTGGCTCGCGCATGCGCGCGGGCGCGGCAGCGGCGACCCGATGCTCGCCATCGGCGGCATCTACGTTGGCCTGGGCGGCGACCGCGCCGCGGCCACCGCCGTGCGGCGCGCGCTGCCCAACACCGGCTGGATGGGCTTCGTCGAATGGGCCAACCGCATCGAGGACTTCCGCGACTACGCCTGGCTCGCGGCCGAGCACGACCTGCGCGTGCACAGCGTGGTGGTCGACCGGCTGTCCGAGGTGCTCGAGGTGTTCGAGGCCATCGACGCGCGCTTTCCGCTCGCGGGCCGGCGCTGGGTGGTGGAGCACGTGGGCTACGTCACGGCCAGCGACATCGAACGCGTGAAGCGGCTGGGCCTGATGGTCACGAGCATCCCGTTCTACATGCTGTGGAAGAACGGCGCGCCGCGGCTGGCCGACCTCGAGCGGCAGGAGGAATTCCTGCCGCAGCGCGCATTGCTCGAGGCCGGGCTGCCGCTCGCCGCGGGCAGCGACAACATCCCCGTGAGCCTGTTCACCGCGGTGTGGGCCTCGGTGGCGCGCGAGGAGCGCACCACCGGCCGCGCCATCGGTCCGGGTCAGGCGCTGAGCCGGCTGCAGGCGCTCGAGACCGTGACGCGCAACGGCGCCTTCCTGAGCTTCGAGGAGGACCGCAAGGGCACGTTGGCGCCGGGGCGCTATGCAGACCTCGCGGTGCTAGATGCCGATCCGCTCACGGTGCCGCTGGAGGCGCTGGGGCAGGTGCATGCCGAGCTGACGCTGGTCGGCGGTCGCGCGGTGCACGACAGCGGCGGCTGGCTGGACTGA
- a CDS encoding ABC transporter permease — MSPQPSSSIAARWTRDAWPVVLVAVLVIGLWFALTATVYRGKGYLLPSPLEVGAAAIENAGLLLMAAFTTLKEASLGFLIAIVGGIALAALLSQSRLLERSLYPYVVLLQTVPVVAIAPLIVLWFGYNEGSVVAISLIMSLFPIVNNTLLGLRSTSRNLVELFALHNRSRWTAFRKLQLPAALPHIIAGLRVSAGLSVIGAIVGEFIIGSGNAEGGLGVQIVFAQGRMYTALLFAEVIAATLLGFLFFALVSAVGRALLRHWHESAMPG; from the coding sequence ATGAGCCCCCAGCCTTCCTCTTCGATCGCCGCGCGCTGGACGCGCGACGCCTGGCCCGTCGTGCTGGTCGCCGTGCTCGTCATCGGCCTGTGGTTCGCACTGACCGCCACCGTCTACCGCGGCAAGGGCTACCTGCTGCCCTCGCCGCTCGAGGTGGGCGCGGCCGCCATCGAGAACGCCGGCCTGCTGCTGATGGCCGCCTTCACCACGCTGAAGGAAGCGAGCCTGGGCTTCCTGATCGCCATCGTCGGCGGCATCGCGCTGGCGGCGCTGCTGAGCCAGTCGCGGCTGCTCGAACGCAGCCTCTATCCCTACGTGGTGCTGCTGCAGACCGTGCCGGTGGTCGCGATCGCGCCGCTGATCGTGCTCTGGTTCGGCTACAACGAGGGCTCGGTGGTCGCGATCAGCCTGATCATGTCGCTGTTCCCGATCGTCAACAACACGCTGCTGGGGCTGCGCTCCACCTCGCGCAACCTGGTCGAGCTGTTCGCGCTGCACAACCGCAGCCGCTGGACCGCCTTTCGCAAGCTGCAGCTGCCCGCGGCGCTGCCGCACATCATCGCGGGACTGCGCGTGTCGGCGGGGCTGTCGGTGATCGGCGCCATCGTCGGCGAATTCATCATCGGCTCGGGCAATGCCGAGGGCGGGCTCGGCGTGCAGATCGTGTTCGCGCAGGGCCGCATGTACACGGCGCTGCTGTTCGCCGAGGTGATCGCCGCCACCTTGCTGGGCTTTTTGTTCTTCGCGCTCGTGAGCGCGGTGGGGCGCGCGCTGCTGCGCCACTGGCACGAGTCGGCGATGCCGGGTTGA
- a CDS encoding acyl-CoA/acyl-ACP dehydrogenase, whose translation MSLATAHPAPRAGRNDEPPVLAESVLERIGARAAGYDREGRFFDEDLEDLRRANYLKLWVPKALGGLGLDLPAVLREQSRLAYFAPATALAINMHLYWSGTAAYLHARGDHSTDWILREIVDGRIFAAGHGEPNNDLGLAASTVKAQPLPGGDYRFDGRKVFTSLAPVWDWLGVHGLDDSDPARPRIVHAFIRRADPGHRTEATWDALGVRATRSDDTVLEGAVAQAAYVSRVLPAGPPSDPFVDGIFGAAILPIAAVYFGIARRAFDLALESARKRHSAALGGKSYAHHPAAQFAVARAAIELDSIEALLERTARDWAEGVDHGPLWPAKLLAAKQHAVDGARRVVDLATDVVGASSLLRRNELERLVRDVRSGPFHPPNAIASHDVIGKSYLGVLGEPAQG comes from the coding sequence ATGAGCCTTGCCACCGCCCACCCGGCCCCGCGTGCCGGCCGCAACGACGAGCCGCCCGTGCTCGCCGAATCCGTTCTCGAACGCATCGGCGCGCGCGCGGCCGGCTACGACCGCGAGGGCCGCTTCTTCGACGAGGACCTCGAGGACCTGCGGCGCGCCAACTACCTGAAGCTCTGGGTGCCCAAGGCGCTCGGCGGCCTCGGACTCGACCTGCCCGCGGTGCTGCGCGAGCAGTCGCGGCTGGCCTACTTCGCGCCGGCCACCGCGCTGGCCATCAACATGCACCTGTACTGGAGCGGCACGGCCGCTTACCTGCATGCGCGCGGCGACCATTCCACCGACTGGATCCTGCGCGAGATCGTCGACGGCAGGATCTTCGCGGCCGGCCACGGCGAACCCAACAACGACCTGGGCCTGGCCGCCTCGACGGTGAAGGCGCAGCCGCTGCCGGGCGGCGACTACCGTTTCGACGGCCGCAAGGTGTTCACCTCGCTGGCGCCGGTCTGGGACTGGCTCGGCGTGCACGGCCTCGACGACTCCGATCCCGCGCGGCCGCGCATCGTGCATGCCTTCATCCGCCGCGCCGATCCGGGCCACCGCACCGAGGCGACCTGGGACGCGCTCGGCGTGCGCGCCACGCGCAGCGACGACACCGTGCTCGAGGGCGCGGTGGCGCAGGCGGCCTACGTGTCGCGCGTGCTGCCGGCCGGCCCGCCCAGCGATCCCTTCGTCGACGGCATCTTCGGCGCCGCGATCCTGCCGATCGCCGCCGTCTACTTCGGCATCGCGCGCCGGGCCTTCGACCTCGCGCTCGAATCGGCGCGCAAGCGCCACTCGGCCGCGCTCGGCGGCAAGAGCTACGCCCACCATCCGGCCGCGCAGTTCGCGGTGGCGCGCGCCGCGATCGAGCTCGACAGCATCGAGGCCCTGCTCGAGCGCACCGCGCGCGACTGGGCCGAGGGCGTGGACCACGGCCCGCTGTGGCCCGCCAAGCTGCTGGCGGCCAAGCAGCATGCGGTGGACGGCGCGCGGCGCGTGGTCGACCTCGCGACCGACGTCGTCGGCGCCTCCTCGCTGCTGCGGCGCAACGAGCTCGAGCGCCTGGTGCGCGACGTGCGCTCGGGCCCGTTCCATCCGCCGAACGCCATCGCCAGCCACGACGTGATCGGCAAGAGCTACCTCGGCGTGCTCGGCGAGCCGGCCCAGGGCTGA
- a CDS encoding aryl-sulfate sulfotransferase has protein sequence MRPASTVDQVTQRRRGVGLIAHDPVLSAGGYTLIAPQTARGHVYLVGIDGEVVHQWKLPVRAGRHAVILGNGNLGYNGNHADSPDRYPAWSMWHGGDFRELTPEGELVWHYEDPSHHHDAMWLPNGNLLYAACAPVPADFARRVPGGTAHGTDDTMYGDVIREVNRAGEIVWEWKCWEHLAPEDFPIHPGFGRYHWPLVNGLDVDANGLVLMSLRTTSGVIGVDKASGQVRLHIPPSVVSHQHAPVALPNGRILVFDNGNFRHGAHVAFSRVLEIDPATHEVAWSYADEMVNAFYTAFMGNAQRLPNGNTHVTESATGRLFEVTPEGEVVWEYVIPWFDEYPDEAARKTGPGRLNSVFKTYRYTREQLPWLRA, from the coding sequence ATCCGTCCCGCCTCCACCGTCGACCAGGTCACGCAGCGCCGCCGCGGCGTCGGCCTGATCGCCCACGATCCCGTGCTCAGCGCGGGCGGCTACACGCTGATCGCGCCGCAGACCGCGCGGGGCCACGTCTACCTGGTCGGCATCGACGGCGAGGTGGTCCATCAATGGAAGCTGCCGGTGCGCGCGGGCCGGCATGCCGTGATCCTCGGCAACGGCAACCTCGGCTACAACGGCAACCACGCCGACTCGCCCGACCGCTACCCCGCCTGGTCGATGTGGCACGGCGGCGACTTCCGCGAGCTCACGCCCGAGGGCGAGCTGGTCTGGCACTACGAGGACCCGTCGCACCACCACGACGCCATGTGGCTGCCCAACGGCAACCTGCTGTACGCGGCCTGCGCGCCCGTGCCCGCCGACTTCGCGCGCCGCGTGCCCGGCGGCACCGCGCACGGCACGGACGACACCATGTACGGCGACGTGATCCGCGAAGTGAACCGCGCGGGCGAGATCGTCTGGGAATGGAAGTGCTGGGAGCACCTCGCGCCCGAGGACTTTCCGATCCATCCGGGCTTCGGCCGCTACCACTGGCCGCTGGTCAATGGGCTCGACGTCGACGCCAACGGCCTGGTGCTCATGAGCCTGCGCACCACCTCGGGCGTGATCGGCGTCGACAAGGCCAGCGGCCAGGTGCGGCTGCACATTCCGCCGAGCGTGGTCTCGCACCAGCATGCGCCGGTGGCGCTGCCCAATGGCCGCATCCTGGTGTTCGACAACGGCAACTTCCGCCATGGCGCGCACGTGGCCTTCTCGCGCGTGCTCGAGATCGATCCCGCGACCCACGAGGTCGCGTGGTCCTATGCCGACGAGATGGTCAACGCCTTCTACACCGCCTTCATGGGCAACGCGCAGCGGCTGCCCAACGGCAACACCCACGTCACCGAGTCGGCCACCGGCCGGCTGTTCGAGGTCACGCCCGAAGGCGAGGTGGTCTGGGAATACGTGATCCCGTGGTTCGACGAGTACCCCGACGAGGCCGCGCGCAAGACCGGGCCGGGCCGGCTCAACAGCGTGTTCAAGACCTACCGCTACACGCGCGAGCAACTGCCGTGGCTGCGGGCCTGA
- a CDS encoding ABC transporter ATP-binding protein — translation MSIGASIALEGVSKRFDSGLQALDPIDLELRAGEFVSLVGPSGCGKSTLLRILAGLVPPSTGRCRLAPGAEAARAFVFQEPALLPWRTAERNAQLLMELEGLAPDELQRRAAEALALVGLAGMEKLYPHQLSGGMRMRLSLARALALRPGLLLLDEPLAAVDELSRELLQEELSALWRQAGFTGVLVTHSVHEAVFLSKRVVVMSPRPGRVVEVVEVPFAFPRTPQLRASAEFARLAGEVTAALRRETVPRAAFA, via the coding sequence ATGAGCATCGGCGCTTCGATCGCGCTCGAGGGTGTCTCCAAGCGCTTCGACAGCGGCCTGCAGGCGCTCGACCCCATCGACCTCGAACTGCGCGCCGGCGAGTTCGTCTCGCTGGTCGGCCCCTCGGGCTGCGGCAAGTCGACGCTGCTGCGCATCCTGGCCGGCCTCGTGCCTCCCAGCACCGGACGCTGCCGCCTGGCACCGGGCGCCGAGGCGGCCCGGGCCTTCGTGTTCCAGGAGCCGGCGCTGCTGCCCTGGCGCACCGCCGAGCGCAATGCGCAACTGCTGATGGAGCTCGAAGGCCTCGCGCCCGACGAGCTGCAGCGACGCGCCGCCGAGGCGCTCGCGCTGGTCGGCCTCGCGGGCATGGAGAAGCTCTATCCGCACCAGCTCTCGGGCGGCATGCGCATGCGGCTGTCGCTGGCGCGCGCGCTCGCGCTGCGCCCCGGCCTGCTGCTGCTCGACGAGCCGCTGGCCGCCGTCGACGAGTTGTCGCGCGAACTGCTGCAGGAGGAGCTGTCGGCGCTGTGGCGCCAGGCCGGCTTCACCGGCGTGCTGGTGACGCACAGCGTGCACGAGGCCGTGTTCCTCTCGAAGCGCGTGGTCGTGATGTCGCCGCGGCCGGGCCGCGTGGTCGAGGTCGTCGAGGTGCCGTTCGCCTTTCCGCGCACGCCGCAGTTGCGCGCGAGCGCGGAGTTCGCGCGGCTGGCGGGCGAGGTGACGGCCGCGCTGCGGCGCGAAACCGTGCCGCGCGCGGCATTCGCATGA